From Paraburkholderia sabiae, a single genomic window includes:
- a CDS encoding integrase domain-containing protein translates to MGQKSRLSHASRNYTHFRGGAAQTMQNRLRLIEALWAFIALLGIKLNHIRDTPLWLIMLFVQTRLCEGIRPGHARNMTSAIRVILDEAGCSMVNTTCSNDALGVPRRDRKGAHRAQTRAEFEQTIIRAQAVDEGLAHHLSLMYILGLRSVEALRSAHELAGWLGLLRAGADRLPFQYGAKTNRLRQIEIIPGAGEETVRIIEAALAYCETHNGNLITGVDADLRTSRDRLRYLLKAARICGQLSSHSLRYSYSVNLALGLLDGGVSEEETLDRVSAALGHGARAQMILNTYLQEIRDRFATVVIPRRPSRNPGGSVRGRHLPGPQRMIRSNRRLKFKKA, encoded by the coding sequence ATGGGTCAAAAATCGCGCCTTTCCCACGCATCGCGCAACTACACGCACTTCAGAGGCGGCGCCGCACAAACGATGCAGAATCGTCTGCGACTGATTGAAGCGTTGTGGGCCTTTATCGCGTTGCTCGGCATCAAGCTCAATCACATCCGTGATACGCCCCTGTGGTTGATCATGCTTTTTGTGCAAACCCGGCTGTGTGAGGGTATCCGGCCAGGGCATGCACGCAACATGACGTCGGCTATTCGGGTCATTCTGGACGAAGCGGGCTGCTCAATGGTCAACACCACGTGCTCCAACGATGCCCTTGGGGTGCCGCGCCGAGATCGTAAAGGGGCCCATCGCGCGCAGACGCGCGCGGAATTCGAGCAGACCATTATCCGCGCACAGGCTGTCGATGAGGGACTCGCCCACCACCTGAGCCTGATGTACATCCTCGGACTGCGCTCTGTCGAGGCGCTGCGCAGCGCACACGAACTCGCAGGCTGGCTTGGATTGCTTCGCGCAGGTGCGGACCGCTTGCCGTTTCAATACGGTGCAAAGACAAACCGCCTGCGTCAGATCGAGATCATCCCGGGCGCGGGGGAGGAAACTGTCCGGATCATTGAAGCAGCATTGGCGTATTGCGAGACACACAACGGCAATCTGATCACCGGTGTGGATGCTGATCTGCGGACGTCGCGCGACCGGCTCCGCTACCTGCTCAAGGCGGCCCGAATTTGCGGACAGCTCTCGTCTCATTCCTTGCGCTACTCCTATTCGGTCAACCTCGCGCTTGGGCTTCTCGATGGCGGAGTCAGCGAAGAGGAAACGCTCGACCGTGTTTCCGCTGCGCTTGGACATGGCGCGCGCGCACAGATGATCCTCAACACCTACCTGCAGGAGATCCGGGACCGTTTTGCAACCGTCGTGATCCCCCGGCGTCCCTCGCGCAACCCAGGCGGCAGTGTTCGCGGCCGCCATCTGCCTGGGCCGCAAAGGATGATCCGTTCGAATCGGCGGCTCAAGTTCAAGAAGGCTTAA